A genomic region of Nodularia sp. LEGE 06071 contains the following coding sequences:
- a CDS encoding type II toxin-antitoxin system HicA family toxin, whose protein sequence is MELNSKQQNTFDAIFENPVRSNISWSDIESMVVALGAEISEGRGSRVRFALNGRKAIFHRPHPEKETDKGAVKSVRRFLIEAGVKNDDEV, encoded by the coding sequence ATGGAACTTAACAGCAAACAGCAAAACACATTTGATGCCATTTTCGAGAATCCTGTTAGATCCAATATTTCGTGGAGTGATATTGAGTCTATGGTAGTTGCGCTTGGTGCAGAAATATCAGAGGGGAGAGGATCAAGGGTCAGATTTGCTCTTAACGGTAGAAAAGCTATATTTCACAGACCTCACCCTGAAAAAGAAACTGATAAAGGTGCTGTTAAGTCGGTGCGAAGGTTTTTGATAGAAGCTGGGGTAAAAAATGATGATGAAGTATAA
- the cas6 gene encoding CRISPR system precrRNA processing endoribonuclease RAMP protein Cas6: MLIHSTWTLSVSTSTVLPRFYGLELVKQLHHQLSLEMGSDTIPTVSYSGIIGYASTSRDFITFHPEEFYQLSLCGLNELSAKAISHLNLGDSLEFLGAKFNIINREDEIISYEELYTNLVGNEPEPVRRFDLQFITPTAFAQGGVNLPLPLPTLMFRSWLERWNTFAPVYLGSDDLIAYLGNAVVLKHHKIQTRSYQLNKGFVNGFVGDVTLQVLNRADPLLANVANLLVQYARFSGTGIKTRLSMGQTLINY, translated from the coding sequence ATGCTAATTCACTCTACTTGGACATTAAGTGTATCTACATCAACAGTTTTACCCCGTTTCTATGGGTTGGAACTGGTAAAGCAATTGCATCACCAGCTAAGTTTAGAAATGGGTAGCGACACTATACCCACTGTTTCTTACTCAGGAATCATCGGTTATGCTTCCACTTCCAGAGATTTTATCACCTTCCATCCAGAGGAATTTTACCAACTATCTTTGTGTGGATTAAATGAACTTTCAGCCAAAGCAATTTCTCATTTAAATCTTGGCGATTCTTTAGAATTTCTCGGTGCAAAGTTCAACATTATCAACCGTGAAGATGAAATTATTAGCTATGAAGAATTATATACAAATTTAGTGGGAAATGAGCCAGAACCAGTGAGGCGTTTTGATTTGCAGTTTATTACACCTACAGCCTTTGCTCAAGGTGGAGTAAATTTACCTCTACCTTTACCTACCTTAATGTTCCGCAGTTGGTTAGAACGCTGGAATACTTTTGCACCTGTTTATTTAGGAAGTGATGATTTAATTGCTTATCTTGGTAACGCTGTTGTACTCAAACATCACAAAATTCAAACGCGAAGTTATCAGTTAAATAAAGGTTTTGTAAATGGGTTTGTGGGTGATGTAACGTTACAAGTTTTAAACCGGGCTGATCCTTTATTGGCAAATGTGGCTAATTTATTAGTCCAATATGCGCGGTTTTCTGGTACGGGGATTAAAACTCGTTTAAGCATGGGTCAGACATTAATCAACTACTAA
- the crn3 gene encoding CRISPR-associated ring nuclease Crn3/Csx3 codes for MTERALSLKLSEPVISQSWKYQFLTISLTKSDRLIEPADLRDLELPSGIDTTGGVVISGRAPIWLYAYLTHELHPTAWVACYDPRLGAVVVATHSHLVRIGEVILIDPPNGRQKQLCPALMVVGPPDSGKSVFSHALFQALLAENPDIYLQRAHWDGEGNYLLELEATTTSEEIEAFKTRDRGALTDRFFPYHSQVILELRRQKSLVIVDVGGMVQPEKLPILEACTHYMIISSQLAALDAWHEFCGDRGNLKPIGVINSVLSATEIIHQEKPYLEMTAGPWIRGNAATVPHAFLKRVRELIILTK; via the coding sequence ATGACTGAACGCGCATTGAGTTTAAAATTAAGTGAACCAGTGATTTCCCAAAGCTGGAAATACCAATTTTTAACGATTTCATTAACGAAAAGCGATCGCCTGATTGAACCAGCAGATTTGAGAGATTTAGAACTTCCATCGGGTATTGATACCACTGGCGGTGTGGTGATTTCTGGACGCGCCCCCATTTGGTTGTATGCTTACCTGACCCACGAATTACATCCTACGGCTTGGGTAGCTTGTTATGATCCGCGCTTGGGTGCGGTAGTTGTAGCAACTCACTCTCATTTGGTTCGCATTGGTGAAGTAATTCTCATCGATCCACCCAATGGCCGCCAGAAGCAATTATGTCCGGCTTTAATGGTTGTGGGACCACCAGATAGCGGTAAAAGTGTCTTTTCTCATGCTTTATTTCAAGCTTTGTTGGCAGAAAATCCTGATATATATCTGCAACGCGCCCATTGGGATGGTGAGGGTAACTACCTTTTAGAACTAGAAGCAACAACCACCTCCGAAGAAATTGAAGCTTTTAAAACGCGCGATCGCGGTGCGTTGACAGACCGATTTTTCCCCTACCATTCTCAAGTTATCTTGGAGTTACGGCGACAAAAGTCTCTAGTGATTGTGGATGTGGGCGGAATGGTACAGCCAGAAAAGCTACCGATTTTAGAGGCTTGTACCCATTATATGATTATCAGTTCCCAACTTGCGGCTCTTGATGCGTGGCATGAATTTTGTGGCGATCGCGGTAATTTAAAACCCATCGGTGTAATTAATAGTGTTCTGAGTGCGACAGAAATCATTCATCAGGAAAAACCTTATTTAGAGATGACTGCTGGCCCGTGGATACGCGGAAACGCTGCTACTGTCCCTCACGCTTTCTTGAAACGGGTGCGAGAATTAATCATTCTCACTAAGTAA
- a CDS encoding putative CRISPR-associated protein, with the protein METMMMTVGTSLLTNRDDNLENKRPWVGQKKIGDRKIALKWMGEIDPELISAETNTIWRLNPSFNDEILLLHSDTPSGLECAEVMQEYLETIHSQKNVHLHPVPGINYDLDESGSALEQMAILLKKLITEAKGNVTLAATGGFKAQTMVMALVGNAFKLPVCYVHEQYKALIYLPYLSDTAQPEVLVRRANLPESGLDRSKIIKVQDDSYGHHRPKVWKKVEKMLQDIIWVEYVRFDKNAFSAPKNGVKAATRKTPDGRHIFWIHLHESEQKHIAVSVETTGYTPEHLEQATKELRERLGSLV; encoded by the coding sequence ATGGAAACAATGATGATGACTGTAGGTACTTCACTTCTTACTAATCGTGATGACAATTTAGAGAATAAACGTCCTTGGGTTGGTCAGAAAAAAATAGGTGATCGTAAAATCGCTCTTAAATGGATGGGTGAAATAGATCCAGAACTTATTAGTGCTGAAACCAATACAATCTGGCGACTTAATCCCAGTTTTAATGATGAAATTTTATTATTGCATTCAGATACTCCCTCTGGCTTAGAATGTGCTGAAGTAATGCAGGAATATCTAGAAACTATTCACTCTCAAAAAAATGTACATCTGCATCCAGTCCCTGGAATTAATTATGACTTAGATGAGTCAGGTTCAGCACTAGAACAGATGGCGATACTTCTCAAAAAATTGATTACAGAAGCTAAGGGAAACGTTACTTTAGCAGCAACTGGTGGTTTTAAAGCCCAGACGATGGTTATGGCACTGGTAGGTAACGCCTTTAAACTTCCTGTATGCTATGTTCATGAACAATATAAGGCACTTATTTACTTACCATATTTATCTGATACTGCTCAACCTGAAGTATTAGTAAGACGTGCAAATCTACCTGAATCTGGGCTAGATAGGTCAAAAATCATTAAAGTTCAAGATGATTCCTACGGTCATCATAGACCAAAGGTATGGAAAAAAGTAGAAAAAATGCTACAAGATATTATTTGGGTTGAGTATGTGCGCTTTGACAAAAATGCATTTTCTGCTCCTAAAAATGGAGTCAAAGCAGCTACTCGAAAAACTCCTGATGGTCGTCATATATTTTGGATTCATTTACATGAAAGTGAACAAAAACATATCGCTGTTTCTGTGGAAACTACAGGTTATACACCAGAACATTTGGAACAAGCAACAAAAGAACTACGTGAACGCTTAGGTAGCTTAGTTTAA
- a CDS encoding type II toxin-antitoxin system HicB family antitoxin, protein MMMKYKGYEAIVEFDDQAEIFHGEVVNVRDVITFQGDSVKDLKQAFQDSIADYLDFCRERGEEPEKPFSGKFMLRINPELHKSIAIQARKEGRSLNSWVEKCLSLYASEQV, encoded by the coding sequence ATGATGATGAAGTATAAAGGATATGAGGCGATCGTTGAATTTGATGATCAGGCGGAAATCTTTCATGGTGAGGTCGTCAACGTTCGGGATGTAATTACATTTCAAGGTGATAGCGTCAAAGATTTAAAGCAAGCATTCCAAGATTCAATTGCAGATTACCTTGATTTTTGTCGAGAACGTGGCGAAGAACCTGAGAAGCCTTTTTCTGGTAAGTTTATGCTCAGAATTAACCCTGAGTTACATAAGTCTATTGCTATTCAAGCGAGAAAAGAAGGTCGCAGTCTTAATTCTTGGGTGGAAAAATGTTTGTCACTGTATGCTAGTGAGCAAGTTTAA